TGCATCATTATAGTTGTATATCTCACTCATACGGTGCAAGGTTAATTTAATAGGTAAACGACATCCACTAAAATTTAATATAGGCATAaaaaacacccgaattgaagcggcgttttcatcgtttggagcacgtTTCGAgccaagttttacatcaatggactcgtatcgtcgttctaatcaaaatccctaaaaaatctgtttgtaatttgaaaaaaaattaactccgttaagtttttttaacgggtgaccattgtaggaaaaataggtgaaaggtgggactggtggggggaaatATTCTGAGAtgagattattaatggccaataaggtctgagattattacagaccaatttcCCTTAGATATAAACAAAGTAAATAATTTTTTTACAACGACAATTGTTCATAATCATATTATATGTGAAACTTAAactgaaaacctttaaacctatGCGTTCTTAAAAGTTTTACCTTTGTCAATCGGCCACCAATAACCGACTCAGTGTAAACGaagtaaataaaaacaatatgGAAATATTTACCCGGTTAGTGCTCCATTTCCCTGGTTGGCAGACCCGGTTGGTTAGTTATGCGGGTTTTCACTATACCCGTTTGACAACAACCGTCTTCGACAGACAGCTGAGTTTATACGCAAAGGAAAACAAACACAAATCATGTTTTAACTTTAACCTTgaaagattttcatcttttaatCATCCTCACCGTCAGTCGTTTCATCTCCGGCGCGATTAAATGGACAGCAAGAAGGTCATCGTTTGCGACAACGGCACTGGGGTAACCTAATCTTAATCTTCTCCTTAATTAACCACCTTTTATTGATCTCGATCTGTATTAATCGAGATCCACCGAGTATATGCAAACTCAGTTGTTGTAAATCTGATTCAtcaatttcttttattatatttaaTACTTTAATTCAGATCGCCACATTTTAAGCTTCGAAATCTTACCagattttaataatttaattGATGATTATTGACATGAAATCATGAATTGAAAGTACATTGCTGATAATACTGCATTTTTTTGGTTGAACTAAAGATATTCTTaggttttgtgatttttgattgctGATTTTGAATGCAGTATGTCAAGTGTGGCTTTGCTGGTGAGAATTTTCCGACGTCGGTATTTCCTTGTGTGGTCGGTAGGCCGATGTTGAGATATGAAGAAACTCTTTTGGAGCAAGAGCTGAAGGTGAATGCACAGTTATTTTTGTTAATTTCATGTCAATTTAGAGAAGCACATCACTTATTAAACTTTAAATATCTTTGTTTGTTAAGGTGTTAAGAACTCCCCCATAATCCATTAAATATCTGATGATGAATAGATAAGTGGTTCGGTTGATTAGGTTAATTGTAGTGCCTTGTTTCACGGGTATGACTGTGTAGTGTGTTGACTGTTGGACTTAATCTGGTTTGTTCACATAACCAAATCGGTCAGGGGTATAAGTGTCTTTTTAGTTGGGTTTATTTTGTTAAGGAGTTATGATTTTGGAGTTTTGGGTTAAGATGTTTGGTCAGTATAAATAGATGGTTAGGGTTATTGTAATTCGTGAGCTTTGGTTTATAATAAAAAGAGTCGAGCGAGTTCGTTCAATCTCATGCAGTCATGTTTTGGTGTTTCTGTTTTACCTGACCTGGGCCTTTATAGTGTGTAGCATTTCAATTGATTTCTAGTTATGGAAATGTCTATTTTGTCTGTGATTCTTATAGGATATTGTTGTTGGTGAAGCCTGTTTGAACTTGAGGCATCAACTAGATATATCTTATCCTGTCAACAATGGCATTGTGCAAAAGTGGAATGATATGGGTCATGTTTGGGATCATGCCTTCTATAATGAACTAAAGGTGAGTAACTGCTGTCTTCTGATGTGTGTTGATGAACTTTATGTTGCGAGAACGTTATTCATATATTATTTTGGCAGGTGGATCCATCCGAATGTAACATTTTGCTTACAGATCCGCCTCTTAATCCTTCAAGAAACAGGGAAAAGATGGTTCGTACAAACAATAAAGCCTAAAAACGCTTTTAATTTACGGTTTTCAACGAATTGTATTGTTCGTCAATAAACTTAATTTAGGATTAATTTCGATTTTAGGTTGAGACTATGTTCGAGAAGTACAACTTTGCTGGTGTCTTCATCCAGATACAAGCTGTTTTAACATTGTATGCTCAAGGTGCTTATAGGGTAAAGGTTTAATATACAGTCAGTGAATCTGTGTCTTGTTATACATTGAGACACACGTCTCACGTAACCTCTATTTTCATATTTATATCTGATACTTTTTGAAGTAACTTGAAGAATTTGCGACTATATATTTATTCACCTAATGTCAATATGATGTCAAAACAGGTTTACTTACTGGATTAGTCATTGATGCTGGTGATGGTGTAAGTCATGTGGTAAGTAGTGAAATAATCAGTTTAGTAACTGAGATTACTAATATCATAAATCAACCACCATGGGGGTATTTTTGAACTTTGACTACTAAAAGTGTTTTTTAGGTTCCGGTTGTAGATGGCTACTCATTTCCTCATCTTACAAAGAGAATGAACGTAGCTGGACGCCACATAACGTCATATCTTGTCGATTTACTACTTAGGAGAGGGTGATTTTCTATCCCTTTTCAGATTCTTGTATTCATGATATTACTGTGCGTTTACATGTACTGAGACTTGGTAATTGACTTGCTACATATGAAGTTATGCAATGAATAAGAATGCTGATTTTGAGACTGTAAGAGATATCAAAGAAAAACTCTGCTACATTAGGTACATACACACTTGAATTCACATGTTTTTATGACTGTTATCATGAGCTTGCAATGTGAAACTTATTATAATTTGTTGTTTTCAGTTATGATTACAAAAGGGAATATCAGTTAGGGCTTGAGACCACCATCCTTGTTAAGAATTATACTGTAAGTTACCTTTAAATCGTTCATGTTTTATagaaagttgattttttttttctctaaTTTTCTCGGATGGAAGGTTTGCATAACATATATCAAGTTAGCACACACATTTATTGTTAATTTTAAAATGCATCAGCTGCCAGATGGAAGGGTTATTAAAGTTGGTACCGAACGGTTTCAGGCCCCTGAAGCTCTTTTTACACCGGTGAGTGTTGCTATATCTTGACTTTTATTTTTGGATCAATATCATATCTTTTCATTATTTTTCGCTTTGTATACTAGATAAATTCACTTACCCATGTAAATGCTCTCCTACATGCCATGCTTGTAGCTTTGCAAGATGAATCTTTGAGTATAAAGATGTTTGAACAATTGTTTCCGCTTTTTGCTATTTTTTACATAATCaaatataggtagaggatcctgtacattaatccagaagtgtgagaagtgtattataacactatatataacactatatgacaccatataaacaccgtataacacgatgtaacaccatataacactatgtaacactatataacaaatataacactatattttgtctgatagcatgtctatgatagatgtatagtgttatatattgttatatagtgttacatagtgttatatgtgttgtatggtgttacatagtgttatacggtgtttatatggtgttatatagtgttatatataatgttataatacacttctcacacttctgaattaatgtacactatccctacccaTCAAATATATATCATTAGTAATGAATAGTCATTATATCATGTCTACCACCACCAATAGTTGAGCACTTGAGCATTTTCTTTCAGGAGCTGATAGATGTTGAAGGGGATGGAATTGCTGACATGGTATTCAACTGTATCCAGGAAATGGATATAGACAACCGTATGATGGTAACATTTTTAAAACATACTCAAATCACCTATGATTATTCTATAGAAGTTTGTTACATAGTTTAACTTTGTAAGGCTTATCACACTAGTACACAAAAGAATAATTCTTGTTTTTTGACTTTTATTGTTTTTACGTTATTGCAGCTGTACCAGCATATAGTTTTGAGCGGAGGGAGCACAATGTATCCAGGATTACCTAGTCGGTATTGCATCATAGTCTATTCACTTTAGATAATTTCTTCCTTTATGTGCTTTTAGCAGTCTATCATTATTATTTTGACCGGTTTTTATTTAAAGCCGGGATATTTTCAAACCTCTTAATTAAGACCCCCTTTTGCTGCATTAAAGCTAAAGTGTCACCCTTTTTTCTTCTAGTGCCAATTTCTTATTCAATAACCTTAAGTTACATTCTTGAAGGGTGTGGTACATGTTATATGTTCATTCTCTTTTAGTGACAGCAACATAGTATTGGACCAAATGCATCCTATCATATACCATAACTGTATCCTTTACATGCTGTTTAGTGTTCATTATTAGTTTGTTTAATTCATTCAAGGCCTTACTGGAGTTGAACTTTTTAAACAGGCTAGAGAAAGAAATCTTGGATCGTTATCTTGATGTTGTTTTGAAGGGAAACAAAGTTGGACTGAAGGTAATATTTGAAATATTTTGATCATACACACATACAATAGTTATTTGTTCAGTTAACCCATTTCATCGGTTTTAAAATTTTTCCTCATAGCATTATAATATACTAACCATATATGTGTCTATCAAACCTTTTCTATGGCTGGGCATAGGATGTATGACACGGTCTTCTATTTTCAGAATTTCTTGTATTAATGCTATCTGGCAGTGAATAAGCTTTATAAACACCTGCATTTTCATTAATTCTGATTATTAACAATTCTATGTTAAGATTCAAGTTTATGCTCATTTATTTTTCTGTTTATTTGCAATCTAGAAATTGCGGCTGCGCATTGAAGATCCTCCACGAAGGAAGCATATGGTGTACCTTGGGGGTGCAGTACTTGCAGGAATCATGAAGGTACCTCTCTTATGTTTGTAAATAAATTGAACGGGTTAAACAAGTTGAAAGTTACCCTAAGTCTATTTTAATACGCACAACCTCCTATATCTTTTAATTTAAATATTTAGATTACTATTACTGTAATAAAAACTCACATATATGTTTGACCAGAACaaattttgacccattactcatCTCTCACTGATTTTGCCACATGTAGTCATCAATTACCTAGTAGATGGTTAAATATTTTCAGTAAAGGGAAAAGGACTTGGAACTTGCAGACAAAtcattgtttgtttggttttatAACGTATTTGCAGACGTACATTTTCCGTAAATTATGAATATTATCATAATTTTGTTTATTAATTGCTGAAATGCCAAATAATTTTGTTGAATTGTTGCAGGATGCACCTGAATTTTGGATTAGCAGACAAGATTATCTGGAGGAAGGTGTTAGTTGCCTTAGCAAGTGTGGATAGGCATGGTTTGTACAATTTTTACTCCATATTTTCAGGATGTTATGTAACAATAAAATATGAAGAACTAAGAAATGGAACATGTGAAGTGGTTTTAAATAACTTGGCAGCCATATCTTGTCACTTTTACTGAGAAACTATTAGAGTATTAGGTAGAAAACATAAACTTTAATACTAAACTACTTATCTAACTATTGTAAATTTATACAGAAATTAGTCAACTTTTTATTGTCTTAACTTTTTACATAAGTTTTAAAATTTATTAGCAACATGTCCTGCTAGCAACAACGGATAACACTATCAACAAGGTGGTGTCCCATTTACGCATTTAACAACCTACACCACACCATCAGCCTTCTTGCATCCCGTAAGACCATAAGTAGTGGTTCACCGTGTGAAGGAGCAAAATTCGCCATGTGACGTCTGCGTCAGCATGGGTTAAGTTGCTCCCAAAATGGTGTAGTGGTGTGAAGTGTGTGAATCAAACAAAACCAACCAATACCCACTTTCTATACACACTTTCTCTCTCCTTTTCGTATAATACAAACCTAGAAGCGCACCCTTTCACATGCAAGGGGGCCGTGTAGCCCATGTGGTTGGATGTAAAATGGGATTTCACAAGATCACTATGCATGGTTTAAGACATTTTAAGCTCATCTCCTTTCTACCCCATGTGTACTTCACACCTCCACCAACTTCAAGGTTCCTTAAACCACATCCTCCCTCTCGTAGCTCCCATCCCCACCTCTACTGCATATTAGTGTTAAACAACTGAAAAAATATCGTTTGGAACTCCAGGCGCATGTGCCTGACCAAAGCCGCACACCTAAGGCATGCCTTTGCCCTTATATTCATCGGCCGAGTGCCTACAACGGCTTAAATCCTTTTATTCTAAGATTAaattaaattattttaatatataccTTTTATAATCTTATTTACTACATTAATTTTTTAGAAGATGCGATAAAAAAGAAAACCAAAAATACTAGTCGGATCAACCGAATCTGTTTTCAGTTTTTCACCAGTAAATTCATAGTGCTCAATTGCTCATGTCCAAACTTGATGCATTTGTTTAAAGCTATAAAAAGAAAGGCGTGATAAGATGCCTTTCAGATATCAATAGAATTGTAAAACACTGAAGAACGAAAAGAAGCCTGCACGAACTGAAGCCGAAGCTACAAATGTACCAAGACTCAACccaacaatacatacataaaacaTAATAACAATTAACAAGGATGTTAATTCCCCTTCGCCAAACACATTATTTTCCCCACTTGGTTTAGCAGTTTCAAACCGCCAACCCAACAATCTGAGCGGACTTTAGAATTTTCTTACAGTATGGTACATGTACAGCCGTTCGTCTTTGGATCCTCATCGATCTTcttttctgtttaaaaaaaacaatagTTTATTTAAACTGTTTATTTGCTTACTCCATTTTGATACAACAGTTTCAAAGTGTTTAGGATTGTGTATCAAATTACTTGTAAGCGGGAATGTCAtagtttaataaaaatataagcAACCCCCTACAAAAGATCTACCTACGCTACCTATAGCAACAGCGGTTTTAGTATCTTAATGCATAAGtggggctgtaaacgaaccgaacgttcagcgaacagttcgtgaaccgttcggtgggaagttcgtttatgttcgttcgtttaataaacgaacgaacatgaacaagaaatttcgttcgattagttaaatgaacgaacatgaacagaggtctcgttcattcgattgtgttcgtgaacgttcggtaaggtgttcgtgaacatttgttgatttgcgttcgtttatgttcgtatgtttgtgttttaattaaagatctttttactttcttatattttatttatgctttttatattattaaaattttatttattttattacctaACAAtgaaactaggaaacccactttcaccttgtttatgcatcaattccctttcatttctcattattttatcggcgaatacgatcgacctccgttccacaataagggattcaagttcgagtgctactctctgggccatctatctttatccttcgccgcgttcgccaaatttatttgtgttcgtgaaccgttcgcgaacacgctcatttccttaacgaacgaacacgaacataaaatctcgttcgtaagtgttcatgaaccgttcgtgaacacatttatttccttaacgaacgaacatgaacaagggcTTGTTCGTAtttgttcggttcatttacagccctatgCATAAGATCACAGACATTATATACGTAATATATGCATAATTTATCAAATGAGTAACGACTTTGCTCAGAGGTTCTCTGACTGCCCCACATGATAGTGTTTGTACACAACAATAATTGATTTGCAAAACAACAAAATATTGACAGATTTACCGTCACATCACacaaaaaaagaggaaaaaactGGTTTAAATGTGAGGGCAAATTTGTCAAAAGAAAATTGTGTTGGTAGTTGTCTTATATATCTGTCAGGAACTAGAAAGCAAAAGATCAGTTAAACTAATTTCACTAGTAATGTTTTTCATTTGTAGGGTTAAGTTATTGTACAAATAAGTCTTTAACATACAAAATAACCTTAACATGAGAAGTGAAGgagggattttttttttttttttttttttgaatttttttctcATCTTATTAATCACATATTTTAGTCCcataatccaaaaaaaaaaatcatgattttacactagtagagtaaaaaacattaaaaaaaagttTCCTTCACTTCTTACGTTAAGGGCATTTTGTATGTTAAGACCCATTTGTGTTTGATCTTTACACTTTATTTGTATTGTCATAATTTATGGGAGCTCTAGAGATAAAAGCATGAAATTGCATTGCAGAAACTGCATAAAAGAGCAGATAAATAGAAGAAAAATTACATCACATGCACATTGATGCGAAAGATTAGATGAAATTACCTGTTTTTGCTTTCATTACAGACATTTGTACAACAGCATGCATAGTAATTACCCCTTTCGGAAGCTCCCCAAAAGGTGTTCTGCACTGCCCAACGGTTTTGCTGTTTTCCAAAATTTTCCCAGCATTTATCAACTTAATGTCATTTGCTGATCTGGGTCCCCCTTTTTTATCTGAAGAAACGTAACACTTGTATTCAAAGATGAATTGAAATGAAAATCATACAGTAATTCAAGAAGCTATATTTGACAAGACTTCAAACAGGCACGAAGAGAACGGTTAAGGTTTTCATCAAGAAACTTCATTATCCTTTTAGTAATCTTAGAAGATATATTTATGATTAGAGTCTAAAGCTCAATATATGAAAAATATTTTACAAGCTAGCAAATAAGAGCTTGTTGCAAAAAGAGTAAATTTTTCACATGctaaatttttttacaaaaactacacTAGCCACCAAAGGGCTTGTAGCTTAGACCATAGTTATCAAAAGCGGTCGCTTTTCCCGCCTAGGCGATATTTCTGGGCGAGTCGACCTGTATGCGCTTTTCCCTCCTAGGTAAAAAAAGCCACGCAtctatttttttttggaaatcaTATCTCAATCAAATCAAATTTTATACATCTTTAAAGAATATATTTGAAATTTAAAAAAGTTAGATATCATATCTTGTTATTCAAATAAGAACCTAATCTGATAAAACAACTTTCATAATCTTCTGCCTTTTTTGCCGGAAAAACATAAAATACTACAACT
Above is a window of Helianthus annuus cultivar XRQ/B chromosome 14, HanXRQr2.0-SUNRISE, whole genome shotgun sequence DNA encoding:
- the LOC110904139 gene encoding membrane-anchored ubiquitin-fold protein 4 encodes the protein MPEEDLLEIKFRLLDGSDIGPFRYSPASTVAVLKERIVAEWPKDKKGGPRSANDIKLINAGKILENSKTVGQCRTPFGELPKGVITMHAVVQMSVMKAKTEKKIDEDPKTNGCTCTIL
- the LOC110904138 gene encoding actin-related protein 2, which translates into the protein MDSKKVIVCDNGTGYVKCGFAGENFPTSVFPCVVGRPMLRYEETLLEQELKDIVVGEACLNLRHQLDISYPVNNGIVQKWNDMGHVWDHAFYNELKVDPSECNILLTDPPLNPSRNREKMVETMFEKYNFAGVFIQIQAVLTLYAQGLLTGLVIDAGDGVSHVVPVVDGYSFPHLTKRMNVAGRHITSYLVDLLLRRGYAMNKNADFETVRDIKEKLCYISYDYKREYQLGLETTILVKNYTLPDGRVIKVGTERFQAPEALFTPELIDVEGDGIADMVFNCIQEMDIDNRMMLYQHIVLSGGSTMYPGLPSRLEKEILDRYLDVVLKGNKVGLKKLRLRIEDPPRRKHMVYLGGAVLAGIMKDAPEFWISRQDYLEEGVSCLSKCG